The following coding sequences are from one Diachasmimorpha longicaudata isolate KC_UGA_2023 chromosome 6, iyDiaLong2, whole genome shotgun sequence window:
- the LOC135163902 gene encoding histone deacetylase complex subunit SAP30 homolog codes for MNGFSTGEEDSRGAADQICCLVDDGERCTRAAGNASYSKRISKTVTQRRLKLNTDPGVRHTYICDYHKQMIQCARSKQQQQRRRKDSEEDSGETDNDLPEVDLFQLQVGTLRRYKKHFKVSTRPGLNKAQLADTLMKHFKTIPVAEKEALSIFFYTVKTNANKLDQKNGLNNDAT; via the exons ATGAATGGGTTTAGTACGGGTGAGGAAGACTCTCGTGGTGCAGCTGATCAGATATGCTGTCTAGTTGATGACGGTGAGAGGTGCACAAGGGCAGCTGGAAATGCATCGTACAGtaaaagaatttcaaaaacAGTGACTCAGAGACGTCTTAAATTAAACACGGATCCTGGG GTACGTCATACCTATATCTGTGATTACCATAAACAAATGATTCAGTGCGCTAGATCAAAACAACAACAGCAGAGAAGACGGAAAGACTCCGAGGAGGATTCCGGTGAAACAGACAACGATCTGCCCGAAGTGGATCTATTTCAGCTTCAAGTTGGAACCCTCAGGAGATATAAGAAACATTTTAAGGTCTCCACGAGACCTGGCCTCAATAAAGCACAATTAGCTGAT acACTAATGAAACACTTCAAAACAATTCCCGTTGCTGAGAAAGAGGCCCTGAGTATTTTCTTCTACACTGTCAAAACAAATGCCAACAAACTCGACCAGAAAAATGGCCTCAATAATGACGCAACGTAA
- the LOC135163873 gene encoding exosome complex component RRP45 → MREIPLARCEREFINSSVEQEIRLDGRRIFEGRKVKLHFGGTWGRCLAALGQTQVLANVSCDVQPPKVSRPNEGMVHINVELTPLAAPYFEAGRQSETAVLLTRQLEKCFKDSRCLDLESLCIVADKKVWNLRVDINVINHDGNLVDCASIATLAALLHFHRPDVTSTGDEVIIHSFAEKDPLPVTLFHQPICVSFTTFENGTTVMDPSYLEERLGVTQLTMGLNAYRELCCLHFDHTSISRISTDVLSLAMKDAVNYATNLVRQIKETVKIDVESRYKKEAAKAFRFKDAITVDKITSMMTERIHIRLSKWQSTNNDAKEELEDPLDGEMKDEQAINIAGVGKGSAELITNSNLAVGEGGKNTWDSSDTEAMEDDDDDDSGEIELIKVQKPEKKVLDNIELSDSEEETTCTVSTSDLR, encoded by the exons AGACTGGATGGTAGACGAATATTCGAAGGTAGAAAGGTGAAATTGCACTTTGGAGGGACCTGGGGCAGGTGTCTAGCAGCCCTAGGCCAGACCCAAGTACTAGCAAATGTATCATGCGACGTTCAGCCTCCAAAAGTGTCCAGACCCAACGAGGGAATGGTGCACATAAATGTCGAATTAACACCTCTGGCAGCTCCTTATTTTGAAGCTGGAAGACAGTCAGAGACGGCGGTTCTTCTCACCAGGCAGTTGGAGAAATGCTTCAAGGATTCCAGGTGCCTTGACCTCGAGTCCCTCTGCATTGTGGCTGACAAGAAAGTGTGGAACCTCAGAGTGGATATAAATGTGATCAATCATGATGGCAATCTTGTGGATTGCGCTAGTATTGCTACCCTAGCTGCTCTGCTCCATTTCCACAGACCGGATGTCACTTCCACTGGAGATGAAGTCATTATCCACTCCTTCGCTGAAAAGGATCCTCTGCCTGTGACTCTATTCCATCAACCAATCTGTGTCTCATTTACAACGTTTGAGAA TGGAACGACTGTAATGGATCCTTCATATCTAGAGGAAAGACTGGGGGTGACTCAGCTGACCATGGGCTTGAACGCCTACAGAGAACTCTGTTGTCTGCATTTCGATCACACATCAATCAGCAGAATATCCACTGATGTACTGTCTCTCGCAATGAAAGATGCTGTCAATTATGCCACTAATTTGGTGAGACAAATTAAGGAAACGGTCAAGATAGACGTCGAATCCAG gTACAAAAAAGAAGCAGCCAAGGCTTTTAGGTTCAAAGACGCTATTACAGTCGACAAAATCACCTCAATGATGACCGAGAGGATCCACATACGACTCTCCAAATGGCAATCGACAAACAATGATGCTAAAGAGGAACTCGAAGATCCTTTGGACGGCGAGATGAAGGACGAGCAGGCCATTAACATTGCCGGAGTGGGTAAGGGGTCAGCAGAATTGATAACAAATAGTAATTTAGCTGTTGGAGAAGGAGGGAAGAACACATGGGATTCCTCAGACACTGAAGCCATGGAGgatgacgatgatgatgattcTGGAGAAATTGAGCTCATAAAAGTCCAGAAACCGGAGAAAAAGGTTTTGGATAACATAG AACTGAGTGACAGTGAAGAGGAGACCACGTGCACAGTCTCAACGAGTGATTTACGCTga